Proteins from one Amycolatopsis benzoatilytica AK 16/65 genomic window:
- a CDS encoding 4-(cytidine 5'-diphospho)-2-C-methyl-D-erythritol kinase: MLAVVPPPVTVRVPAKVNLHLAVGDLRSDGFHELVTVFQALSLTDEVTVAATDDPGLEVYGEGERTVPTDGTNLAWRAARELAAYAGRPDADAPKVRVVLRKGIPVAGGMAGGSADAAAALVGLSSLWKLDITRDELATIAGRLGSDVPFALYGGTALGTGRGERLVPVLGRHTFHWVLAFDEEGLSTPKVFGELDRLRADGKPPRIGSHTPVVEALASGDPRQLALLLGNDLQAAAVSLRPGLRRTLRAGVNAGALAGCVSGSGPTCAFLCADAETAVEVAAELSGAGVCRTVRVAHGPVPGARVVGGDDAPRSAPPRVHA, translated from the coding sequence GTGCTCGCCGTCGTTCCTCCCCCTGTCACCGTCCGGGTCCCGGCCAAGGTCAACCTGCACCTGGCCGTCGGAGACCTGCGATCGGACGGGTTCCACGAGCTGGTGACCGTTTTCCAGGCGCTTTCGCTCACCGACGAGGTGACCGTCGCGGCTACTGACGATCCTGGGCTCGAGGTGTACGGAGAGGGGGAGCGCACGGTCCCCACCGACGGCACCAACCTCGCCTGGCGTGCGGCCCGCGAGCTCGCCGCGTACGCCGGGCGGCCGGATGCGGACGCGCCGAAGGTGCGGGTCGTGCTCCGCAAAGGCATTCCGGTCGCGGGCGGCATGGCCGGCGGCAGCGCCGACGCGGCCGCCGCACTGGTCGGGCTGTCCTCGCTGTGGAAGCTCGACATCACCCGGGACGAACTCGCCACCATCGCCGGCCGCCTCGGCAGCGACGTGCCCTTCGCGCTGTACGGCGGCACCGCGCTCGGCACCGGTCGTGGTGAGCGGCTCGTGCCGGTGCTGGGGCGGCACACCTTCCACTGGGTGCTGGCCTTCGACGAAGAGGGTCTCTCGACGCCCAAGGTGTTCGGCGAGCTCGACCGGTTGCGCGCGGACGGCAAGCCGCCGCGGATCGGCTCGCACACACCGGTCGTCGAGGCGCTCGCGTCCGGCGACCCCCGGCAGCTCGCTCTGCTGCTGGGCAACGACTTGCAAGCCGCGGCCGTGTCGCTGCGGCCGGGCCTGCGCCGCACGCTGCGCGCCGGGGTGAACGCGGGGGCGCTCGCCGGGTGCGTGTCCGGCTCCGGGCCCACTTGCGCGTTCCTGTGCGCGGACGCGGAGACCGCGGTCGAAGTGGCCGCCGAACTGTCCGGTGCGGGGGTGTGCCGCACCGTCCGGGTCGCGCACGGCCCGGTGCCCGGCGCGCGGGTGGTCGGCGGCGACGACGCGCCGCGCAGCGCGCCCCCGCGCGTACACGCCTGA
- a CDS encoding ABC-F family ATP-binding cassette domain-containing protein, with translation MANLVNLESVSKSYGVKPLLDNVSLGVAAGQRIGVVGLNGGGKTTLLEVLSGLSEPDSGRVSHVRDVRMAVVTQRTELPVGSTVGDVVLQRYGAEHEWAADARVRSIVDGLGITAIGLDTSTANLSGGERRRVALAAALTGELDLVVLDEPTNHLDIEGVRWLADHLLSRRIAVVVVTHDRWFLDTVASLTWEVANGRVEQYEGGYADWIFARAERARLAATAEEKRQNLARKELAWLRRGPQARSSKPRYRVEAAEALIADVPPPRDSVELMAFAKRRLGKTVLELEDVSLAVGERTLLDHLTWRIGPGDRIGLVGVNGSGKTTLLKLLGGDVESPTGRRVQGKTVALAHLRQELDDLPADLRVLQAIEQVAGRVVFGKQEMSASQLGEKLGFPAARQWTPVGDLSGGERRRLQLCRLLMAEPNVLLLDEPTNDLDIDTLQQLEDLLDGWPGTMVVVSHDRYLVERVCDATYALFGDGNVTHLPGGIDEYLDRRARAKEAAPRREAPAPEKTEAKRSAAEIRAAQKELGRLERQLDKLSAREEKLHAALAEAATDPEKLIELNTELKGVLTEKDDVEAKWLETSELAE, from the coding sequence ATGGCCAACCTGGTCAACCTGGAGTCGGTGAGCAAGTCCTACGGCGTGAAGCCGTTGCTGGACAACGTTTCCCTCGGCGTCGCCGCGGGGCAGCGAATCGGCGTCGTCGGGCTCAACGGAGGCGGGAAGACGACGCTGCTCGAAGTCCTTTCCGGACTGAGCGAACCGGATTCCGGCCGGGTCAGCCACGTGCGCGACGTGCGGATGGCGGTCGTCACCCAGCGTACCGAGCTGCCGGTGGGCAGCACCGTCGGCGATGTCGTGCTGCAGCGCTACGGCGCCGAGCACGAATGGGCTGCCGACGCGCGCGTCCGGTCCATTGTGGACGGGCTGGGCATTACCGCGATCGGACTGGATACCTCGACCGCGAACCTGTCCGGCGGAGAGCGCCGCCGGGTCGCGCTGGCCGCCGCGCTCACCGGCGAGCTGGACCTGGTGGTGTTGGACGAGCCGACCAACCACCTGGACATCGAGGGCGTCCGCTGGCTCGCCGACCACCTGCTGAGCCGGCGCATCGCGGTCGTGGTCGTGACCCACGACCGGTGGTTCCTGGACACCGTCGCGAGCCTCACCTGGGAGGTCGCGAACGGCCGGGTCGAGCAGTACGAAGGCGGTTACGCGGACTGGATTTTCGCCCGTGCCGAGCGGGCCCGGCTGGCCGCGACCGCGGAGGAGAAGCGGCAGAACCTGGCGCGCAAGGAACTGGCCTGGCTGCGTCGCGGCCCGCAGGCGCGCTCGTCCAAACCGCGTTACCGCGTCGAGGCGGCCGAGGCGCTGATCGCCGACGTGCCGCCGCCGCGCGATTCCGTCGAGCTGATGGCGTTCGCGAAACGCCGCCTCGGCAAAACGGTGCTGGAACTGGAAGACGTCTCGCTGGCGGTCGGCGAGCGGACTCTGCTCGATCACCTCACCTGGCGGATCGGCCCGGGCGACCGGATCGGTCTGGTCGGCGTGAACGGATCCGGCAAGACCACCCTGCTGAAGCTGCTGGGCGGCGACGTCGAATCGCCGACCGGCCGGCGCGTGCAGGGCAAGACGGTCGCGCTCGCGCATCTGCGCCAGGAGTTGGACGACCTGCCCGCCGATCTTCGCGTGCTGCAAGCGATCGAGCAGGTCGCCGGCCGCGTCGTGTTCGGCAAGCAGGAGATGAGCGCGTCGCAGCTGGGCGAGAAGCTCGGCTTCCCCGCCGCACGGCAGTGGACGCCGGTCGGCGACCTGTCCGGCGGCGAGCGGCGCCGCCTGCAGCTGTGCCGGCTGCTGATGGCCGAGCCGAACGTGCTGCTGCTGGACGAGCCGACGAACGACCTGGACATCGACACTCTGCAGCAGCTGGAAGACCTGCTGGACGGCTGGCCCGGCACGATGGTCGTGGTTTCGCACGACCGGTACCTCGTCGAGCGCGTCTGCGACGCCACGTACGCGCTCTTCGGCGATGGCAACGTCACGCATCTGCCGGGCGGCATCGACGAGTATCTCGACCGGCGCGCGCGGGCCAAGGAAGCCGCGCCGCGTCGTGAGGCACCCGCCCCGGAGAAGACCGAGGCTAAGCGCAGCGCGGCGGAAATCCGCGCGGCGCAGAAGGAATTGGGCCGGCTGGAGCGGCAGCTGGACAAGCTCTCGGCGCGCGAGGAGAAGCTGCACGCCGCGCTGGCCGAAGCCGCGACGGACCCGGAGAAGCTGATCGAGCTGAACACCGAGCTGAAGGGCGTCCTGACGGAAAAGGACGACGTCGAGGCGAAGTGGCTGGAGACCTCCGAACTGGCCGAGTGA
- a CDS encoding fatty acyl-AMP ligase has product MSRFVDTLVGTAADRGQRRGMVTGEPKEPVRRTWAQVHEEARRIAGGLVAGGLAPGSAVGVLAAAPALIAPTVQAVWLAGGSVTMLHQPTPRTDLAEWAEDTVKVLGMIGAELVVLGEPFDQLAPVLAEKGIRYRLIAELAAAEPLAEIVPTEEGDTALLQLTSGSTADPKAVRITYGNLYTNVKAMVDRAEFDFDTDVMVSWLPTFHDMGMVGFLTVPMTFGVELVKITPVEFLTGPLIWPELISKYHGTTTAAPNFAYAIVGKRMARVEDDNAYDLSKLRIALNGAEPIDETAVQTFVDAGKRFKMPPECVFPAYGMAEATLAVSFAPLFTGLTLDFVEAYALEADNRAVPVPEGDPRRGTDEVRSFALLGRPLDGLEADIVDDSGTVLGDRQVGEIRLRGEAVTPGYLTVDGPLATQGPDGWMKTGDLGYLVDGQIVICGRRKDVIIMGGRNLYPTDIERAAGSVNGVRAGNAVAVRLDAGSRRERFAVVVESKLAGDAAEEARLSKEIAARVRDAVDMRPFAVVVLPAGSLPKTPSGKVKRAATAVQYAEKIARNAES; this is encoded by the coding sequence ATGAGTCGGTTTGTGGACACTCTCGTCGGAACTGCGGCGGACCGGGGCCAGCGGCGCGGCATGGTGACCGGGGAGCCCAAGGAGCCGGTCCGCCGGACCTGGGCGCAGGTGCACGAGGAAGCGCGCCGGATCGCAGGCGGACTGGTGGCCGGCGGTCTCGCGCCGGGCAGCGCGGTGGGTGTTCTCGCCGCCGCGCCGGCGCTGATCGCGCCGACCGTACAGGCGGTGTGGCTGGCCGGCGGCAGCGTCACCATGCTGCACCAGCCGACGCCGCGGACCGACCTCGCCGAATGGGCCGAGGACACGGTGAAGGTGCTCGGCATGATCGGGGCCGAGCTCGTAGTGCTGGGCGAGCCGTTCGACCAGCTCGCCCCGGTGCTCGCCGAGAAGGGCATCCGCTACCGGCTGATCGCGGAGCTGGCCGCGGCCGAGCCGCTGGCCGAGATCGTGCCGACGGAGGAAGGCGACACCGCGCTGCTGCAGCTGACCAGCGGGTCGACCGCGGACCCGAAGGCGGTGCGGATCACCTACGGCAACCTCTACACCAACGTCAAGGCGATGGTCGACCGCGCCGAGTTCGACTTCGACACCGACGTGATGGTGTCCTGGCTGCCGACCTTCCACGACATGGGCATGGTCGGCTTCCTGACCGTGCCGATGACGTTCGGGGTCGAACTGGTCAAGATCACCCCGGTCGAATTTCTGACCGGCCCCTTGATCTGGCCGGAGCTGATCAGCAAGTACCACGGCACGACGACGGCCGCGCCGAACTTCGCGTACGCGATCGTCGGCAAGCGGATGGCGCGAGTCGAGGACGACAACGCCTATGACCTGTCGAAGCTGCGCATCGCGCTGAACGGCGCGGAGCCGATCGACGAGACGGCCGTGCAGACGTTCGTGGACGCCGGCAAGCGGTTCAAGATGCCGCCGGAGTGCGTGTTCCCGGCGTACGGCATGGCCGAGGCGACGTTGGCGGTGTCGTTCGCGCCGCTGTTCACCGGGCTGACCCTGGACTTCGTCGAGGCATACGCGCTGGAAGCGGACAACCGGGCCGTTCCGGTGCCGGAAGGAGATCCGCGCCGCGGCACCGACGAGGTTCGCTCGTTCGCGCTGCTCGGGCGGCCGCTGGACGGGCTGGAAGCCGACATCGTGGACGATTCCGGGACGGTGCTGGGCGATCGGCAGGTCGGCGAGATCCGGCTGCGCGGCGAGGCGGTCACGCCGGGGTACCTGACCGTCGACGGTCCGCTGGCCACCCAGGGACCGGACGGCTGGATGAAGACCGGGGACCTCGGGTACCTGGTCGACGGCCAGATCGTGATCTGCGGACGGCGCAAGGACGTCATCATCATGGGCGGCCGGAACCTGTACCCGACCGACATCGAACGAGCAGCGGGTTCGGTGAACGGGGTTCGGGCGGGGAACGCCGTGGCGGTCCGCTTGGACGCGGGATCGCGCCGGGAACGCTTCGCGGTGGTGGTGGAGTCCAAGCTGGCTGGCGACGCGGCGGAGGAAGCACGGCTGAGCAAGGAGATCGCGGCGCGGGTCCGGGACGCGGTGGACATGCGCCCGTTCGCGGTCGTGGTGCTGCCGGCCGGGTCGCTGCCGAAGACGCCGTCGGGGAAGGTGAAGCGGGCGGCTACCGCGGTGCAGTACGCGGAGAAGATCGCTCGGAACGCCGAATCGTAA
- a CDS encoding DivIVA domain-containing protein, translating into MSFTAEDLAEVAFGNAPIGRRGYAKHEVDDFVRRIAKTIADEDDLTAAEVHHVLFSKPLIGKRGYDEREVDQFLDEVEAQLADLSGRRAPMIPGSRGPGQAMLERAARPAAADAPAERLSEL; encoded by the coding sequence ATGTCGTTCACCGCCGAGGACCTCGCCGAGGTCGCCTTCGGTAACGCCCCGATCGGCCGCCGCGGCTACGCCAAGCACGAGGTCGACGACTTCGTCCGGCGTATCGCGAAGACGATCGCCGACGAGGACGACCTCACCGCCGCCGAGGTCCACCACGTGCTGTTCTCCAAGCCGCTGATCGGCAAGCGCGGCTACGACGAACGCGAGGTCGACCAGTTCCTGGACGAAGTGGAGGCTCAGCTGGCGGACCTGTCCGGCCGGCGCGCGCCGATGATCCCCGGCAGCCGGGGACCGGGCCAGGCGATGCTGGAGCGAGCCGCCCGGCCAGCGGCGGCGGACGCGCCCGCGGAGCGGTTGTCCGAGCTCTGA
- the pth gene encoding aminoacyl-tRNA hydrolase, with the protein MSEDLPGAGELILLAGLGNPGPQYAGNRHNVGFMVLDELAARIGGKFKAHKSGAEVLEGRLSGTRVVLVKPRSFMNTSGGPVVGAARFFKVPPSGVVVVHDELDVDFGAVKMKLGGGDNGHNGLRSITKSLGTRDYYRVRFGIGRPPGRQDPADFVLKDFSTVERKELPFEIDRCADAVEALVSKGLAAAQNEFHAG; encoded by the coding sequence GTGAGTGAAGACCTGCCCGGGGCCGGCGAGCTGATTCTGCTCGCCGGCCTCGGCAATCCCGGGCCCCAGTACGCCGGCAACCGGCACAACGTCGGGTTCATGGTGCTCGACGAACTCGCCGCCCGGATCGGCGGCAAGTTCAAGGCGCACAAGAGCGGCGCCGAGGTGCTTGAGGGCAGGCTGTCCGGTACCCGGGTGGTGCTGGTGAAGCCGCGCTCGTTCATGAACACCTCGGGCGGCCCGGTGGTCGGCGCGGCCCGGTTCTTCAAGGTGCCGCCGTCCGGTGTCGTGGTGGTGCACGACGAGCTGGACGTCGATTTCGGCGCGGTGAAGATGAAGCTCGGCGGCGGCGACAACGGACACAACGGACTCCGGTCCATCACCAAGTCACTGGGCACGCGCGACTACTACCGCGTGCGTTTCGGCATCGGCCGCCCGCCCGGCAGGCAGGATCCGGCGGATTTCGTGTTGAAGGACTTTTCGACGGTCGAGCGCAAGGAGCTCCCGTTCGAGATCGACCGGTGCGCGGACGCCGTCGAGGCGCTGGTGTCGAAGGGCCTGGCCGCCGCGCAGAACGAATTCCACGCCGGCTGA
- a CDS encoding 50S ribosomal protein L25/general stress protein Ctc, with protein MSEVRLSVEPRTEFGKGAARRTRRAGKIPAVLYGHGSDPRHFALPALEFARVVRENGTNAVLTLDLQGSTELALTKTIVVHPLKNYIEHVDLLVVKRGEKVTVDVPVVVTGTATPGTLVAQDLDAIQVEVEALHIPEQVEVSVEGIEAGTQITAGQVALPEGAVLVTDAEALVVAVNEAPRGEAADEAGEGETAAAEAAE; from the coding sequence GTGTCCGAGGTACGTCTTTCCGTCGAACCGCGCACCGAGTTCGGAAAGGGTGCCGCCCGTCGCACCCGTCGCGCAGGCAAAATCCCCGCGGTGCTTTACGGCCACGGCTCGGACCCGCGGCACTTCGCGCTGCCGGCGCTGGAGTTCGCCCGCGTCGTGCGTGAGAACGGCACCAACGCCGTCCTGACGCTCGACCTGCAGGGCTCCACCGAGCTGGCGCTGACCAAGACCATCGTGGTCCACCCGCTGAAGAACTACATCGAGCACGTCGACCTGCTGGTCGTCAAGCGCGGCGAGAAGGTCACCGTCGACGTCCCGGTCGTCGTCACCGGCACCGCCACCCCGGGCACCCTGGTCGCCCAGGACCTCGACGCCATCCAGGTCGAGGTCGAGGCGCTGCACATCCCGGAGCAGGTCGAGGTCTCCGTCGAGGGCATCGAGGCCGGCACCCAGATCACCGCGGGCCAGGTCGCCCTGCCCGAGGGCGCGGTCCTGGTGACCGACGCCGAAGCGCTCGTCGTGGCCGTCAACGAGGCCCCGCGCGGCGAAGCCGCCGACGAGGCAGGCGAAGGCGAGACCGCCGCCGCCGAAGCGGCCGAATAA
- a CDS encoding NAD(P)-dependent oxidoreductase, giving the protein MSKLVVFGATGFAGGRITDEALRRRHSVAGVARKAEGLPEGVEARSGSMHDAEFVASATKDADVIVIATPGRADDEGRRLVDALPTLVEAARAAGARLAFVGGAGSLRVSEDGPRLIDTPEFPDEYKGEAGSHVLVLEALRELPADVDWFYVSPAAEFGSWIPGERTGTFRLGGDVLVSDADGRSHISGADLAIAFLDEIEEPKHSRARFTLAY; this is encoded by the coding sequence ATGAGCAAGCTGGTGGTGTTCGGCGCAACGGGGTTCGCCGGCGGTCGGATCACCGACGAGGCGCTGCGGCGCAGGCACTCCGTCGCCGGGGTCGCGCGCAAGGCCGAGGGCCTGCCCGAGGGTGTCGAGGCGCGGTCCGGGTCGATGCACGACGCGGAGTTCGTCGCGTCGGCGACCAAGGACGCGGACGTCATCGTGATCGCCACCCCGGGTCGCGCGGACGACGAGGGCCGGCGTCTGGTCGACGCTCTGCCGACGCTGGTCGAGGCGGCCCGCGCGGCCGGTGCGCGGCTGGCGTTCGTCGGGGGCGCGGGCTCGCTGCGGGTGAGCGAGGACGGGCCGCGGCTGATCGACACGCCGGAGTTCCCGGACGAGTACAAGGGCGAGGCCGGCAGCCACGTCCTGGTGCTGGAAGCACTGCGCGAACTGCCCGCCGACGTCGACTGGTTCTACGTCAGCCCGGCCGCCGAGTTCGGCTCCTGGATCCCGGGGGAGCGCACCGGCACGTTCCGCCTCGGCGGAGACGTGCTGGTCAGCGACGCCGACGGTCGCTCGCACATCAGCGGTGCGGACCTGGCGATCGCGTTCCTGGACGAGATCGAGGAGCCGAAGCACTCCCGCGCCCGGTTCACGCTGGCGTACTGA
- a CDS encoding esterase/lipase family protein, with product MRLRIALAAAALLTAALAAPASAAPSGGVNDSSCRPSTAHPRPVVFLHGLGATSYEDLNFLQDHVAAQGYCTFSRTYGAYPQFPVVGGLRPIADSATEIKQFVTEVLDETGAAQVDLVGHSEGGFQSLYVTKTQGIADRIGSVVAIAPPTHGTTFAGLTKLAYLLGGAERDAVGKALTAFGCPACDNLITDGSAVQTLTNGPVAQPGVHYTVITSQFDELVTPTETAFVREPGVTNEYVQDTCPFDPVGHIGEAYDLNVWHLVTNALDPAHAAKFPCGAGSPG from the coding sequence ATGAGGTTGCGCATCGCTCTGGCCGCCGCGGCATTGCTCACCGCCGCGCTCGCCGCCCCCGCTTCAGCCGCGCCCAGCGGCGGCGTCAACGACTCGTCGTGCCGGCCGAGCACGGCACATCCGCGGCCAGTGGTGTTCCTGCACGGGCTGGGCGCGACCTCCTACGAGGACTTGAACTTCCTGCAAGATCACGTGGCAGCACAGGGATACTGCACGTTCAGCCGCACCTACGGCGCGTACCCGCAATTCCCGGTCGTCGGCGGACTGCGTCCGATTGCCGACTCCGCAACAGAAATCAAGCAGTTCGTGACCGAAGTGCTGGACGAAACCGGTGCCGCGCAAGTCGATCTGGTCGGCCACTCCGAAGGCGGCTTCCAATCCCTGTACGTCACGAAGACGCAAGGCATCGCTGACCGGATCGGTTCCGTGGTGGCCATCGCGCCGCCCACCCACGGCACTACCTTCGCCGGGTTGACGAAGCTCGCGTACCTGCTGGGCGGGGCCGAACGCGATGCGGTCGGCAAAGCGCTCACCGCGTTCGGCTGCCCAGCTTGCGACAACCTGATCACCGACGGCAGCGCGGTCCAGACGCTCACGAACGGCCCCGTCGCACAACCCGGTGTGCACTACACGGTGATCACTTCGCAGTTCGATGAGCTGGTGACGCCCACCGAAACGGCCTTCGTGCGGGAACCGGGCGTCACCAACGAGTACGTCCAGGACACCTGTCCGTTCGATCCCGTCGGCCACATTGGCGAGGCGTACGACCTCAACGTCTGGCACCTCGTCACCAACGCGCTCGACCCGGCCCACGCCGCGAAGTTCCCCTGCGGCGCCGGCTCCCCCGGCTGA
- a CDS encoding TetR/AcrR family transcriptional regulator → MNGRTRPTRAETRQRILDAAFEVFGEQGIAASKLTEVAAAAGLTKGAVYSSFASKDELVLALMEEHAAHRLEASLAGFAEADDGGAGLANVAAVLMHEMRTDAVWHRLLAEFFAMAHRDDRRRDALRRRRREVRGTIARALNRLAEGLDLELPLPAEEFAVVLLALSNGLAVEADIDDEAVPDGLLGRVLTLIAGDAVAKVKEVSGLAAAPPPERTSPSAARKP, encoded by the coding sequence ATGAACGGCCGGACGCGGCCGACCCGGGCGGAGACCCGGCAGCGGATTCTCGACGCGGCCTTCGAGGTGTTCGGCGAGCAGGGCATCGCCGCGAGCAAACTGACCGAGGTGGCGGCCGCGGCCGGGCTCACGAAAGGCGCGGTCTACTCGAGTTTCGCGTCGAAGGACGAGCTCGTGCTGGCGTTGATGGAGGAGCACGCCGCGCACCGGCTCGAAGCGAGCCTCGCCGGTTTCGCCGAGGCGGACGACGGCGGCGCGGGCTTGGCGAACGTCGCCGCCGTGCTGATGCACGAAATGCGCACCGACGCGGTGTGGCACCGGTTGCTGGCCGAGTTCTTCGCGATGGCGCACCGCGACGACCGGCGGCGCGACGCGTTGCGTCGGCGCCGCCGGGAAGTCCGCGGCACGATCGCGCGTGCGCTGAACCGGCTAGCCGAAGGCTTGGACCTAGAACTTCCGTTGCCTGCCGAGGAATTCGCCGTCGTGCTGCTCGCGCTGAGCAACGGGCTGGCGGTGGAGGCGGACATCGACGACGAGGCGGTGCCGGACGGTCTGCTGGGCCGGGTGCTGACCCTGATCGCCGGCGACGCCGTCGCCAAGGTGAAAGAGGTCAGCGGCCTCGCAGCTGCGCCACCACCGGAGCGAACGTCTCCATCAGCGGCTCGAAAACCGTGA
- a CDS encoding TIGR03621 family F420-dependent LLM class oxidoreductase: protein MGKFEFGVSLRHSSDGADWVRKCRRAEELGYDHLTVPDHLGKNRLSPFPALTAAAAVTERVKVGTLVSNVPFYNLALFARDVATTNNLTDGRLELGLGSGHMKHEFDDAGLPWRKAADRITYLAEGLAELRTRLEDEGGMPTLLIAGNSDGVLKLAAEQADIAGFSGLRQERGRPPGTFVLDNADKLAERVGYFRSLAGDRDIQYNMLIQRVVDTEDRRAAAAEWHAETEERSAESIEELLEAPQLLFGTLDEMAEQLVARRERYGFSYFTVFEPLMETFAPVVAQLRGR, encoded by the coding sequence ATGGGGAAATTCGAATTCGGCGTCAGTCTGCGGCACTCGTCCGATGGCGCCGACTGGGTGCGCAAGTGCCGCCGCGCCGAGGAACTCGGCTATGACCACCTGACCGTGCCCGACCATCTGGGGAAGAACCGGCTGTCGCCGTTTCCCGCGCTCACCGCCGCGGCCGCGGTCACCGAGCGAGTGAAGGTCGGCACGCTGGTGTCGAACGTGCCGTTCTACAACCTCGCGCTCTTCGCGCGGGACGTCGCCACCACCAACAATCTCACCGACGGCCGGTTGGAACTCGGCCTCGGTTCGGGCCACATGAAGCACGAGTTCGACGACGCCGGCCTGCCATGGCGCAAGGCGGCCGACCGGATCACCTATCTCGCCGAAGGACTCGCCGAACTGCGCACCCGGCTCGAAGACGAAGGCGGGATGCCGACGCTGCTGATCGCGGGAAACAGCGACGGCGTGCTGAAGCTCGCCGCCGAGCAAGCGGACATCGCCGGTTTCTCCGGGCTGCGCCAGGAACGCGGCCGTCCGCCAGGCACGTTCGTCCTCGACAACGCGGACAAGCTGGCGGAGCGAGTCGGGTATTTCCGTTCTCTCGCTGGGGATCGCGACATTCAGTACAACATGCTGATCCAGCGCGTCGTGGACACGGAGGACCGGCGCGCGGCGGCCGCGGAATGGCACGCCGAGACCGAGGAACGCAGCGCCGAGAGCATCGAAGAACTGCTCGAAGCGCCCCAGCTTCTCTTCGGCACCCTGGACGAAATGGCCGAACAGCTCGTCGCCCGCCGCGAGCGGTACGGCTTCTCCTACTTCACGGTTTTCGAGCCGCTGATGGAGACGTTCGCTCCGGTGGTGGCGCAGCTGCGAGGCCGCTGA
- a CDS encoding ribose-phosphate diphosphokinase: MSPKQGTPKKNLMLFSGRAHYELAEEVAKHLNVTITPQTAHTFANGELFVRFEESVRGTDAFVIQAHTTPINEYVMEQLIMVDALKRASAKRITVVMPFYPYARQDKKHKGREPISARLIADLFKTAGADRIMTVDLHTAQIQGFFDGPVDHLMAQSVLADHIKATYGNADITVVSPDSGRVRLAEKWAQQLGDRPIAFIHKTRDPDKPNQAVANRVVGKVEGKLCVLIDDMIDTGGTIVKATEALLEEGAADVVIATTHGILSDPATERLSQCKAREVIVTNSLPIPDEKRFPGLTVLSIAPMLAEAIQQVFEDGSVTSLFDGNA; this comes from the coding sequence ATGAGTCCGAAGCAAGGTACGCCGAAGAAGAATTTGATGCTCTTCTCCGGCCGCGCGCACTACGAGCTCGCGGAAGAGGTGGCCAAGCACCTCAACGTGACGATCACCCCGCAGACCGCGCACACGTTCGCCAACGGCGAGCTGTTCGTGCGGTTCGAGGAGTCGGTGCGCGGTACCGACGCGTTCGTGATCCAGGCGCACACCACGCCGATCAACGAGTACGTGATGGAGCAGCTGATCATGGTGGACGCGCTGAAGCGCGCGAGCGCCAAGCGGATCACCGTGGTCATGCCGTTCTACCCGTACGCCCGCCAGGACAAGAAGCACAAGGGCCGCGAGCCGATCTCGGCGCGGCTCATCGCGGACCTGTTCAAGACCGCGGGCGCGGACCGGATCATGACGGTCGACCTGCACACCGCCCAGATCCAGGGCTTCTTCGACGGCCCGGTCGACCACCTGATGGCCCAGTCGGTGCTCGCCGACCACATCAAGGCGACCTACGGCAACGCGGACATCACGGTCGTTTCGCCGGACTCCGGCCGCGTGCGGCTGGCCGAGAAGTGGGCGCAGCAGCTGGGCGACCGGCCGATCGCGTTCATCCACAAGACGCGCGACCCGGACAAGCCGAACCAAGCCGTCGCCAACCGCGTGGTCGGCAAGGTCGAGGGCAAGCTCTGCGTGCTGATCGACGACATGATCGACACCGGCGGCACGATCGTGAAGGCGACCGAAGCCCTGCTCGAGGAGGGCGCGGCGGACGTGGTCATCGCCACCACGCACGGCATCCTCTCCGACCCGGCCACCGAGCGGCTCTCGCAGTGCAAGGCGCGCGAGGTCATCGTGACGAACTCGCTGCCGATCCCGGACGAGAAGCGCTTCCCGGGCCTGACGGTGCTGTCCATCGCGCCGATGCTCGCCGAAGCGATCCAGCAGGTGTTCGAGGACGGCTCGGTCACCTCGCTGTTCGACGGCAACGCGTGA